The DNA segment CGGTACGGGCCTCGACCACCTTACCGCGGGCGTTGAGGACCCGCGTGTCGACTTCCTCACCGGCCAGACTGCCGGCCACAAACCAGGTCTTGCCGTCAGCGAAAGCAATGCCACGACCGTCGCTGGACAGTCGCTCAATGACCAGGCGCTGCTTCTTGCCGACCGGAATCTGCGCGCTTTTAACGCCACCGGCGGGCTGGAAACGCAGCCCTCGTTGCTGTTTGGCCATCAGTTGGGTGCGTCGTAAACGCCGGTCGACAGGTAACGGTCGCCACGGTCACAGATAATGGCGACGATCACGGCGTTTTCCAGCTCGCGGGACAGGCGCAACATCCCGGCCACTGCACCACCGGACGACACGCCGCAGAAGATGCCTTCTTCACGGGCCAGGCGACGCATGACGTCTTCGGCCTCAGCCTGCCCCATGTCGATGATCTGATCGACCCGGGAAGCCTGATAGATGCTAGGCAGGTACTCTTCGGGCCAGCGACGGATCCCCGGAATGGCTGCGCCTTCCATCGGCTGCAGGCCGACGATCTGCACGTTGGGGTTCTGCTCCTTGAGGTAGCGCGAGTTACCCATGATGGTGCCGGTGGTGCCCATCGAGCTGACAAAGTGGGTGATGGTGCCGCCGGTCTGCCGCCAGATTTCCGGGCCGGTGCCGGTGTAGTGCGCCTCGGGGTTGTCACCGTTGGCGAACTGGTCCAGCACCTTGCCACGACCTTCGGCCTGCATGCGCTCGGCCAGGTCGCGGGCACCTTCCATGCCCTCTTCCTTGCTGACCAGAATCAGCTCGGCGCCATAGGCCGTCATCGCGACCTTGCGCTCGGCACTGGAGTTGTCGGGCATGATCAGGATCATGCGGTACCCCTTGATGGCCGCCGCCATGGCCAGAGCAATGCCGGTGTTGCCGGAGGTGGCTTCGATCAGGGTATCGCCGGGCTGGATCTGCCCGCGCAACTCGGCGCGGGTGATCATCGACAGCGCCGGACGGTCTTTGACCGAACCTGCGGGGTTGTTACCTTCAAGTTTCAACAGGAGGGTATTGCTGGTGTCACCGCCGAGGCGCTGCAGGCGCACCAGCGGTGTGTTGCCGACGCAATCGGCAATGGTTTGATACTGCAGGGTCATGGCGTATTCGCAATCCAGTCTGCGGGGGCGCCTATCATACCGGCAAACGCCCAAAGCCCATATCACGCAAAGTGAGGCATTTATCACCAAAAAGAATAAGAGACTTGCCGGCACCCCTTGCCTGGCGGGCTGCGCTGCTGGCGTGCGGCTGCCCAGCCCGTTGCGCTCGCGCCGAGCCTGTCAATAATGCCAAGGCCGCTCCACAATGACCAACGGGCGGCTGATTGCCCCTGCCACCGGGGATGGTGACGCCGTGCGCCGCCGCAGGCAGTTAAGGATGTAATATGTCTGGCAGCCAATGGCTACACTGGTGTGTCACTGTTCAGGGGTGACAAATAAAGGACCTTCCGGGACACCTTCCGGGTTGCAGGAGAGCGTGTGTGCTGACCAAGCTGGGTATCAAGAGCCGGGTTCTGCTGTTGACCATTTTGCCCACCAGCCTGATGGCTGTGGTGCTGGGCGGCTATTTCACATGGATGCAGTTGTACGAGCTGCAAAGCCAGCTACTGGTGCGCGGCGAAATGATCACCCGCCAACTGGTACCGCTGGCCGCTACCGCGCTGGGGCATAAAGACAAAGCCATTCTCAGCCGCATCGCCACCCAGTCGCTGGAAGAAGACGACGTGCGCTCGGTGACGTTCCTGGATGCCGATCGTAATGCACTGGCGCATGCCGGCCCGAGCATGATCAATCCCGCGCCCACCGGTCAGGGCACCCAATTGCTCAATCGCACCGGCAGCGATGCCACCCGCTATCTATTGCCGGTGTTCGGCAACCAGCGGCATCTGACCAGCGCTGTCATCCCTGAAGAGGCCGACCGTCTGCTGGGCTGGGTCGAACTGGAGATTTCCCATAACGGCACGCTGTTGCGCGGCTATCGCAGCCTGTTCGCCAGCCTGCTGCTGATCCTCCTCGGGCTGGGCGTCACCGCCGCACTGGCGCTGCGCATGAGCCGCAGCATCAACCAGCCGCTGGGGCGCATCAAGCATGCGGTCAGCCTGCTCAAGGAAGGTCATCTGGAAACCCGCCTGCCGCCACTGGGCAGCCATGAGCTCGACGAACTGGCGTCGGGCATCAACCGCATGGCCTCGACGCTGCAAAATGCCCGCGAAGAACTGCAGCAGAGCATCGATCAGGCGACCGAAGACGTGCGCCTGAACCTCGAAACCATCGAGATTCAAAACATCGAACTGGACCTGGCGCGCAAAGAGGCGCTGGAGGCAAGCCGTATCAAGTCGGAGTTTCTGGCCAACATGAGCCATGAAATCCGTACGCCGCTCAATGGCATCGTCGGTTTTACACATCTATTGCAGAAAAGCGAACTGACGCCACGTCAGATCGACTACCTCAACACCATCGAAAAGTCCGCCGACAGCCTGTTGAGCATCATCAACGAGATTCTCGACTTCTCCAAGATCGAGGCCGGCAAGCTGGTCCTCGACACCATCGCCTTCAACCTGCGCGACCTGTTGCAAGACACCTTGACCATTCTCGCTCCGGCGGCGCATGCCAAGCAGCTGGAACTGGTCAGCCTGGTGTACCGCGACACGCCGGCGGCCCTGATCGGCGACCCGCTGCGCCTCAAACAGATTCTCACCAACCTGGTGAGCAACGCGATCAAGTTCACCCGCGAAGGCACCATTGTTGCCCGCGCCATGGTCGAAGAAGAGACCGAAGACAGCGCGCAACTGCGCATCAGCGTCCAGGACACCGGAGTCGGGCTGTCCAGCCAGGACCTGCGCGCGCTGTTCCAGGCCTTCAGCCAGGCCGACAATTCGCTGTCGCGCCAGCCAGGCGGCACCGGTCTGGGGCTGGTGATTTCAAAACGCCTGATCGAGCAGATGGGCGGCGAGATCGGGGTAGACAGCACCCCTGGCGTCGGCTCGGAGTTCTGGATCAGCCTGAAACTGCCCAAGGCCCGCGACGACTCCGAAGACCCGATGCCGCAACCGCTGCAAGGCGTGCGGGTGGCGGTTCTGGAACACCATGAGCTGGCGCGTCAGGCACTGGAGCATCAGCTAGAGGATTGCGGCCTGGAGCCACTGCTGTTCAAGAACCTGGAAAGCCTGATCAACGGTGTGACGGTCGCCCATGAAACGCCAGCGCGCATTGAGCTGGCAGTGATCGGCGTGACCAGCTACGAGATGCCTCCGGAACGTCTGCGCCAGTCAATCTGGGAGCTGGAAAACCTCGACTGCAAGGTGCTGGTGCTGTGCCCGACCACCGAGCAGTTGCTGTTCCAGCAGTCAGTCCCGGATGTATATACCCAGTTGCAGGCCAAGCCTGCCTGTGACCGCAAGCTGCGTCGCGGGCTGTCAGAGTTGATTGCCCCGCGCGCAATCCGTACTGAAAACAGTATTCAGTTGCCCAGCCGGGCACCCCGCATCCTCTGTGTGGACGATAACCCTGCCAACCTGTTACTGGTACAGACCCTGCTGGAAGACATGGGCGCCAAGGTGGTGGCGGTGGACAGTGGCTACGCCGCCGTCCAGGCCGTGCAGGAACAGAGCTTCGACCTGGTGCTGATGGACGTGCAGATGCCCGGCATGGATGGTCGCCAGGCCACCGAGACAATTCGTGACTGGGAAGAAGAGCGGCAGAACAGCCCGATGCCGATTGTGGCCCTCACCGCCCACGCCATGGCCAACGAGAAACGCTCGTTGCTGCAAAGCGGTATGGACGACTACCTGACCAAGCCGATCAGCGAGCGGCAACTGGCTCAGGTGGTGCTCAAGTGGACCGGTCTGGCGCTGCGTACGCCGGTGCCAGAGTCGCCACTGGACGCCGAGCAGAGTCATGTCGGGCCGCTGGTTCTGGACCCGGAAGAAGGCCTGCGCCTGGCGGCCGGCAAAGCTGACCTGGCCGCCGACATGCTGGCCATGTTGCTGGCCTCGCTGGACGCCGATCGCGAAGCGATTCGCACGGCCCGCAGCGCTGCGGATATCCAGGCGATGATCGAGCGCATCCACAGGCTGCATGGTGCGACCCGCTACTGCGGCGTGCCGCAGCTACGCGCCGCCTGCCAGCGGGCAGAGACCCTGCTCAAGCAAAATGCCCCGCAGGCCAGTGACGCCCTGGACGACCTCGACAAAGCCATTGCCCGCCTGGCGACCGAAGCGCGAGTCACCGCGTGAGCGCACGCGCTTAGCCTGATACCATAGCGGGCATTTTGGAGGACTCATGGCCGAACACGATTTTCGCTACAGCATGCTCAACCCGCAACACACCCTCACCGAGTGCCGCACTCTGGCACCCGGCCGCTACCAGGTCACCGGTAACGGCGGCTCGATTCAAGGCGACGACCAACTGCTGGTCACCCTTAAAGGCAGCAAGAGCCTGTACATGCGCCTGACAGTGGAAAAGGTCCGCCACCTGATCAACCCGCCCGGCCAGTGGGTCGCGGTGGCCAACGGCCCAGTGTTCGACGAACTGGCGATCCATGAGTGGGCGGTGCATTGCGACAGCTGCAACAGCGAGCTGAAGTTCGAGTTTTCGGTGGAAAGCAAACTGGGCACCAAGGCTCAGAAACCGGCGGCCGTTGCGCGCATCGCCGAACTGGGCTGGAAGACTGACGGCGACAAACACACCTGCCGTAAATGCCAGGCCCAGCCGGCATGAAACGCCGAGGGTTAGCAAGCCTGATCGGTGCCTTGCTGCTGACCGGCTGTGCCAGTGAGCCAGTGCTGATTCAGCAGGAGCAGAGTTACGTGCTGGAGTGGATCGGCGAGCGCCCGCTGGTTGATCGCAGCCGCATGACCATGACCCTGGGCGCTGACGGTCGGGCGTATGGCAACGCCGGTTGCAACCACTGGTTCGCCGCCTACACGCTGCAAGGCCAACTGATCAGCTTCGAGCGGATCGGCAAGACCCGCAAACTGTGCGTCGAAGCGCTGATGGAGCAGGAACAGCGCTTTCTCGAAACCTTGCCCAAAGTGCAGCGCTGGGATATCTCGCCGATCAACCAGTTGCGGTTGTGGCCGGCAGAGGGCAAACCGCTGCGGTTCTGGCAAGAATAACCGCGCAGCAGCGTCAGCCCTCGCCGCGCAGCGCCTTGAGTTTGGCGGTCAGGCCGGCGGCGGTCTGTTCGCCCAGCAACTGCTCACGCAGTTTGCCTTTGTCATCGATGATGTAGGTCACCGGCAGGGCTTCGGCAGGCGGGAATTCATAGCGCTCGGCCGGGTCCTGAGCCAGTACGGTGAACTTGATGCCCAATGCATCGGAAGCCTTTTTCAGCTCATCGCCTTGCAGGTTATCGAAGTTGACCCCCAATACGGTGACCTTCTGGTCCTTGAGCTGTTCGGCCAGGTGGTTCAGTTCCGGGATTTCGACCCGACACGGCCCGCACCATTCAGCCCAGTAATTGATCACCAGCCAGTGCTTGTCGATGCGCTCACTGGTCACTTTCTGACCATTCTGGTCAGTGCCCAGGTCCACACCACAACCACTGAGCAAGATACTGCCGAGCAGTGCCAACGTTGCCACTAATCGCCTTGCCATCGAAACTTTCCTTCTTTCGTCA comes from the Pseudomonas sp. StFLB209 genome and includes:
- the cysM gene encoding cysteine synthase CysM translates to MTLQYQTIADCVGNTPLVRLQRLGGDTSNTLLLKLEGNNPAGSVKDRPALSMITRAELRGQIQPGDTLIEATSGNTGIALAMAAAIKGYRMILIMPDNSSAERKVAMTAYGAELILVSKEEGMEGARDLAERMQAEGRGKVLDQFANGDNPEAHYTGTGPEIWRQTGGTITHFVSSMGTTGTIMGNSRYLKEQNPNVQIVGLQPMEGAAIPGIRRWPEEYLPSIYQASRVDQIIDMGQAEAEDVMRRLAREEGIFCGVSSGGAVAGMLRLSRELENAVIVAIICDRGDRYLSTGVYDAPN
- a CDS encoding response regulator; amino-acid sequence: MLTKLGIKSRVLLLTILPTSLMAVVLGGYFTWMQLYELQSQLLVRGEMITRQLVPLAATALGHKDKAILSRIATQSLEEDDVRSVTFLDADRNALAHAGPSMINPAPTGQGTQLLNRTGSDATRYLLPVFGNQRHLTSAVIPEEADRLLGWVELEISHNGTLLRGYRSLFASLLLILLGLGVTAALALRMSRSINQPLGRIKHAVSLLKEGHLETRLPPLGSHELDELASGINRMASTLQNAREELQQSIDQATEDVRLNLETIEIQNIELDLARKEALEASRIKSEFLANMSHEIRTPLNGIVGFTHLLQKSELTPRQIDYLNTIEKSADSLLSIINEILDFSKIEAGKLVLDTIAFNLRDLLQDTLTILAPAAHAKQLELVSLVYRDTPAALIGDPLRLKQILTNLVSNAIKFTREGTIVARAMVEEETEDSAQLRISVQDTGVGLSSQDLRALFQAFSQADNSLSRQPGGTGLGLVISKRLIEQMGGEIGVDSTPGVGSEFWISLKLPKARDDSEDPMPQPLQGVRVAVLEHHELARQALEHQLEDCGLEPLLFKNLESLINGVTVAHETPARIELAVIGVTSYEMPPERLRQSIWELENLDCKVLVLCPTTEQLLFQQSVPDVYTQLQAKPACDRKLRRGLSELIAPRAIRTENSIQLPSRAPRILCVDDNPANLLLVQTLLEDMGAKVVAVDSGYAAVQAVQEQSFDLVLMDVQMPGMDGRQATETIRDWEEERQNSPMPIVALTAHAMANEKRSLLQSGMDDYLTKPISERQLAQVVLKWTGLALRTPVPESPLDAEQSHVGPLVLDPEEGLRLAAGKADLAADMLAMLLASLDADREAIRTARSAADIQAMIERIHRLHGATRYCGVPQLRAACQRAETLLKQNAPQASDALDDLDKAIARLATEARVTA
- a CDS encoding TlpA family protein disulfide reductase gives rise to the protein MARRLVATLALLGSILLSGCGVDLGTDQNGQKVTSERIDKHWLVINYWAEWCGPCRVEIPELNHLAEQLKDQKVTVLGVNFDNLQGDELKKASDALGIKFTVLAQDPAERYEFPPAEALPVTYIIDDKGKLREQLLGEQTAAGLTAKLKALRGEG
- a CDS encoding META domain-containing protein, with translation MKRRGLASLIGALLLTGCASEPVLIQQEQSYVLEWIGERPLVDRSRMTMTLGADGRAYGNAGCNHWFAAYTLQGQLISFERIGKTRKLCVEALMEQEQRFLETLPKVQRWDISPINQLRLWPAEGKPLRFWQE